The DNA region ACAAACTGCACCTTCTGAAGAAACACTTCATGTTTGGAAGAAAGAGGACCATCTTTTGGTGCACTTaggagccccagcacagcactgtgGCCTTTCCTTTGTGCTTGAGAGCACACCACACTGTGCACCTGCAGGACAGGCACATCTGCTCTGTGATTTCACACTGCAGACACCTGTCTCTCTCGTGTGACCCCAAGCATAAATGACAGACCCTGAATCCCTCAGCCTCCTCTGCTGTTAAGTGTCCCTCTGTGAAAAGGGAGCAGATTGAATTGTTTCACATTTAATTTCCCCCTTCCACTAAGCACTCACCTTCTCCCTGCAGGGTGTCACTGGTGGTTCCTGGCTGTCACTGCTGCATCCCGGGCCACTGCCTCTAGGAGAGGGGACAGAGCAGTGCCTGcagccaggccatggcaggggctcTCTGCACAGttccagggccctgggctgcacTGCTTGGCCTCCTCAGGCTGCAGAgggtcagacagacagacagccgtgctgtgtgagccctgtgaGAAGGTACCAGCTATGTCTGGGCAGACAGCGTTAAAGAGAGGTAAAAATGTTGGTCTGCTAAGAGATGTCTCAGGACCAGAGTCACTTGGACTGAGAGCAAAGTCCTTTAAATAGGAGAGTGCTTGATTATTCAGTTGGGCATATTCAAAATTGATCTTGCTTTGAGTAACCTCATCCAGGATTTTTGCTCTGCTTTTCTGATCTTCGGAGCAAATTTGCTCCCCATTTTGCTTCAAATGATAAAGACTGCTAGATTGGAAACTTGTGTCATAGTTGTATTGGTTTGTGCTAGGAATACTGGGATATTCTGGAATTTGAGCAAGGCAGCTGCATTCATTCTGCAACAATAACTTGTTTTTGTACTGAGACATCTTTTGAATTATACTGTTCATTTCATTCCCAATGTATTTGTCTTCCAGGTGCTTGTTTTCATAGCTGATTTTTAATGATGCCACCTGTGTTACACAGTGCTCTAAGAGCTGCACTATGTTAGTGCTGCTCTCTGTTGGTGTGGGGCTCATGTAGCTCTGGAAGTGATTGAGGGTTAGAGGCTGCAGTGGTTTGTCACAGGAAACAGAGAGGGAGTGATACACTGGTCTATTTCTGTCTTCCCTCTCAGGGGGATCTCGGAGTGAGGTCGCAGCAGTCTTGTAGGAGTAACATGATTCTACTTCGTGATTATCATCTAATGAAGGATTTTCAGAGCTCTGGGAGCCACTCTCTCTGTTCAGCTTTTCTGGCAGAGGGTTTTTGTCCCTGGATGTCTCACATCCCAGGGAAATTGCTACCTTCTCATTCTCAGTTGAAGATGTCTGCAAATTGTCTCTGTTAGCCTGTGATTGTGGTGCATAACTTGATGAGCTGGTGGTTTCCACAGTCCCAGGCACTGTAGATAAGTCCTTGTGGTGACTCCCTTCTCTTCCTTGGCAATCCAGATCAGATGTGTTCAGGCAGGAGTCCAGGCTGTGGTCTCTTCCAGCAATGTCTACAGAAGAGGCCtgggttgtttgtttgctttcctcCAAAGGCACACATGGGTTAAATGTATTAGATTCACTCTTGCCTGGTGTCTCCTGCTGAGCTCCTGTGCTCCCTTTCTGCTCTGGACTGTGACTGGGCAGGATCAAAGAATCATTTGATTTTTCTGGCTGTGACTGAGGACTCTGAAGAGAGTCAGGGGAGGAGATGAGTCCCGAGTGCTTTCGTAGCCAGTTTATTATGCCCATGGTCAGTGAAAGCTCAGTATCACAGAGCTTTAACAAACATTCTTTGCCTTTCCATGTGCTGTGGAAAAAACCCTGACTAATGATGTCCAGAGTTGGTTGGGAAGCCATGTTCTCCTCAGCTCCAACATGAAAGCTGTAAATGGACAAAGGGATTTCAATGGCTTGCTCTGAAACACTTTCAGAGGCACACAAGTCATCATCAAGGATAGGGCTTACTTTGACTTCATTTGGGTCATAGAAGAGCTCATAAAGGGCATCTCCACTGTAGCTGTCTCTTGGAAATCTACCTGGGACACCAGGGGTctgggcttccttcagttcatcgTCTTGTCCAGGAGAGAATGAGTCATAGTAGCCCTCATCACTCGTGGATGTGGATTCCTGGTTTTCACTTTTCGGTGTTTCTGTTTCTGTGGAGCTGGCTTTGGAATTGTCACCTTCTTTATCAGGTGACACCTGGGGCTCTGTGACCAGTACAGCAGCCTGACTTCTGTCCTTTTCTGTGTCAGAACCAGGGATCTTCAGTAACTTCTTTTCAAACAGAGCACTCTGATGCAGCCTTACTGATTTGTTGATGTTGTCCCAAAACTTTGCAAATTCCATTGTCTCATTCTGGCCAGGAGAGGCCAGCTGCTCCACCCCACCCTGGAAGGAGCCCATGCCAGGGCTGTCTTTGTGCTTGCTTCGCCTCAGCAGAAGGTCTTTGCTGTTCTCCAGCTCCAGGTGAGCAGAGCTCTCGTCAGCAAAGATTTCCCCACAGCCAGTGAGCGAGTCAAAGCTCTTCAGGGAGGCAACATCTTCACACCGGGCATTGCAGTAGTCATAGGAGGAGTCAGACTGCAGTTCACTGTCTGAGCAGTCCTGTGACAAGCAATCAGCTGCACAAGCTTCTCCAGTTTTGAAAAGATACTTTGCAAGACGTCCAGACAACTCACTCTTGCAGCCTGGAGAGGACAGGTTCTTGTCCTTCTCCACCAGAAATGAGAGGCTGtctggtttattttttcttatatgaAATATATCTCTGAGCCCTTTCTTAGATCTCTTGAGGGAAATCCTCTTCCTGGGGATGGTTTTTGCGACAGCCGGTACAAAAGGCATCTGTGGCACAAAGTTCCTGTAATCAATCATCTGACTGCTGCAGGCAGACTGGCTGGGGCTGACCACACACTCCttcttgctgctggagctggacacCCCCGAAAAGCTGATGCTACTGACAAGTCGGGCCTTGCCCTTTCCAGCAAACCCCTCCTCgcaagccctgctgctgctggggctgcagctctctgctctgtCTGCCTCAGCAACGCACTCGTGGGTTTTGCTCTTCCTTACAAGCTTGTAGGAGGAGCCAGATGATTTCTCCAGGTTGTGACCACCAGCTCCACTCCTTGCTGCTCTGGTAGAAAATCTGTAGTTCTTGTGTGTGGCCAAACACGCCAGCTGGACTTCAGCCACACTTTGgttcccctccagagctgccttTTTGTCTTTGCCCATCTCATCTTTGTTGGTGGGAGCTGTATGCACTGGTGGCACTTTCTCATGTTGCCCACTGGATTTTATGAAGGTCTTTCCTCTCTTGAGCTCCATACTGCTTCCTCACATCTGTTTCTGTAAAGAAAACAGCAGAACACAACTATTGTGAGGTTGGTGGGTAGCACTTGTAAATTTTGAAAGCAACTGGAGAATAAAGGAAGGGTTATTAGCCATTATAAATTGAGCTTCTCTCATGCCATCAGACATTTCCATCATTGAGTCATGGTACTGCATGAGAAACAGACTGAGTGAAACTAAAGCTGTGTTGGCTGGAAGATTCAACATGGAGAAAACAGTGCACATTATGTGTTGGTAGTTGGGGTTCACAGAACATTTTGTCTGATAGAAATAAACAGATTTGCATTGAGAATTATGACTTCAGGACAGCTTTTAACAAGGTAAAGGTCCTGCTCTGAAGGTAGAAAAGGCATCAGTGAAAAGCATTGCCTGAGAAAGTTCAACATGCAAATGTGTGTATCAGGCAGGCAGCAGTTCATGGATCTGTACCTTAGAGGAGGACAAAAAATCTTAAGTTGGGAAATCTCCTAAGAAAATGGATCAAACTTTCAACACACAATGCTCACTTATATTAAAATAATCCTTATCTGTGAATAGAAAATCCATAAACCTTGGTACTACCCTGGAAGCATGCAGAGACTGAATTACTGATTTTGCTTCCTTCTGAgcataatatatcattttctaCACTGCTACTTTTATTGTCAAAAATCAAAAATGCCACATTGAAAATCATTGTAAGTAATGAAAAAAGTGTCATCTCCAATTTACAAAGACCAGAGTAGcacacagaggcattgccatatTGAGTCTGCACTGTGCATTGATTAGCTATTTCTAAAAATACTCTAGTATCTGTATCAATGCCAGTTCCAGGCTCTGCCTCTAAAATTTAGTATTGAACCTGTTTCATATTTTCATAAATCTAATTATTCATTAATTCTTTTAGCCATGTCACTGTCAGTTTTCTGGCACTTTTTTCATGGAAAGATCTGATCCCTTCCTGTCATGCATCAACTCAAATATTGAGCAAGTCAATGGATTTCCACAAAGGTGGGTCAGGGATGAAGTAAGCACTACCTAAAAGCTGTTGGACCAATCAGATTTTTACTTGGTGGGAAACAGCACAGTAACTCCAAGTCCTGTTCTTGAAAGAACGTACTTGGATCTCTCCCGAATGAAACCTCATTTAATGATTTATCTTGTTTTGAATTGGTTAGACATAACTAAACAATTGGAGACACTGAACAGGAGATCTTAAATTCAGCACCCAGCCTAGGCTTTGTACTCCTAAAATAGAACTTAAAGCAGTCTTCAGGCTATTTTGAACTCTAACAGCTGTCAGTAGCCTCCAGAAGCTTTCCAGTCGCCAGCCTTGCTGGGACAGCCACACTCTCCCCTCACCTCACAAGATGCAGCACTGTGTGTTTGGGAGCACTTTAGCAGGCAGATCAGTGACAGCCCCTTCCTTCTAGAAGCTGCAAACTAACAGGTGATTAGCAATGTTTACAAATAAATGCAGGTCAGAGACAGAAGGCAGAGAACATGAGGGCAAAGTGTGAGTATTTGACATGCAGTGAAACATGGTGGGTAGTGATGGATGGGCGTCTATCAGTGTGATTGAGATGCTGGCACATTCCTCTGCACTTGGCACTCCATGTGAGTGTTGCAGAACAGTCTTAATGAAAGCCAGTAAACATTTTACTAGCCTGTCAGGTATCTGGAGTTCACTGATGCTGCGGGAAACTTGTTTTGCATATTTAGAAATAGGTCACTGGGACACAATTACACTCCTCTTCTGAAAAGCAAGGTGTGATCGACAAGCAATGCAGCATGCAGAACTCCAGCAGGGTTgtgaaaacaacaagaaaaagctGATGCAAGACCAGTTATTAATACCCCAGAAAGAGAGTGTCTGACACCTCAGTCCTTTGCAAGTGCAGAAATAGGAACAGTGTCCCTGTATCCCTGCTGAGAAGCTCCTCAGAGGTCTGTGACACTGGCAAGTGCCAGCCTTACAACAATGGGATGTGGGACCATTTGAAGTCCTGCAGTTGTTTCTGCCCATTCTGAGCACTAAGCAAAGGTCATTTTGTAGGATATTGCATACTTGGGAACTTTTGTGCAGATGCATTAAAAAGGCTTCTCGGGATGGATTTATTTACTGTCAAGTATGAAACGTATTAAAGCTAAGAATTTAGGATGACACTGGATAATCTTCGGAATAAAGTAATGTTTGGTCTGAATTGTATCTCATTGAAAGAAACACAATAGATGACCAATTTGATAACTGGGTCTAGAAACTTCAAGGCTTGTTCTcatgtctttttttctgttttaatagATTAGATGAACAGTTTTATCTTGAAAGCCAAAATGGCTCAAGTAACATATTTACTGAGAATATCTCTAGTATAATAATGTAAGATACACTGGTGGTAGCTGATGCTGCCTTTTCGGTTTTTTCTGATGAGGAAAAGTGTTaggtgttgttttggttttgtggggattttgtggtttggtttgttagatttgttgggttttttaatctgctatatatatataatcaCCAAATTTGTATTCTAATTATTTAATATTACTATTTATTCCCGTATATTCTATTTCTAATACTCCCCCAGGATTCATGCCAGACTTATTATCTAGTTCATTGGGTCATCCTGCTTATTCTAAGACTGTCATATCTTTGTAAAACTTCCCCATTAAAAATGCTCTTTAAAATGAACAAAGGAAAGGGAGGAGCTGCTCAGTCAACTCTTGGAGAGCTCCTCAGGACAGACTACCAGAGTCTGCAGACTTTTTAAAACATTCATCTCAGATGCTATTTTGTAGCTTCCCATACTCTGCATTCCTCTTCATATTCATGTGATGTAAACTATAAATGAACTTCTTTCCAAAAAGAGAccagaaatatttctgtgatGATTCTCTCTTTGTATATCTATTAATACTTTTAGCCCTTTTCATTGGAATTAATTCTACCATTATACCTTTTTTTTCTTGGTCTCTGCAGGGACACAAGTTCTATCTCTAACCCCAGAAGCTGTACCAGTAAAGTCAGAAACAGATTAAAGTGCTGTAAGGGAAAGTTACCCTCCAGTGGTTACATAAGCTAAACCAAAATTCTATTAAAAATTATTACAGGCATTTAAAACATAGTacatttttctggcatttcttgacCCATGCACTCAGCTACACCAGTGCCtgtctcttttccttttcaattaCTCTTCTCTTGGACTTGCAGGATATCACTTCTGCCTCAGGATTAAAGATACATGAGGGTCTGATTTCCACCTTTGCAAAGCAAATACAATTTTCAATTAAAAGTCACCGTAAAGAACTAAAACTTGTGGGAACTAGCAGTCAGTGTACTGAGAGTTTCAATGTTTTCTTCATTAATAACAAAATGGTTTTTTACTATCTGCAAAATTGCTTATGGAATGTGTTTAAATAAAGGACATCCTCAAATCTCACACTGGGCTACAGTTTAGTTGTCTTTTACAACAAGATtgggtgcagcagcagcattgAGGCTTCCCATCCACAGTAAACTACTTTTTATCTGGCTGGATCAGACCAGCTGCTCACTTAGGATTTCACAGGTGTCTAAGCAGGCAATTAGACCCAGATTTGAGGCTGATACTATAATGGGAGTAAGGTTTTCCTTTATATTTGGATAATATTGCTCATAAAATGCAGAATTACTTCATGCTCAAACATATACCACCTAGGCAGGGTGTGTCACAGCCTTTTCCTAAAACCAGGAGGTTTTACTGTGTCTGTGATTCATCTAAAAGTAAATTAAAGTTTTAGAATGGAAAGATGAACACTTTCCTGTGGGCTGAGGAGATTTGATTTTAGGACAACCAAAGCAATTGCCTCAGGATCTGGGTTATGAGGACCTGAGCAAACTGAGTTAGGTAACTGCTCTGGTTAATAAGAACCACATAAATCCCCCTAAGCCCAGGCCAACACACAGAGGCCAAAGAGGGGTGCAGTGGAGCCAGACATTCACTGGGAAAATGGGTGGAGGCAGGATTCCAACCCTGCAGGTGCTGTCTCTGCCATGTCAGCCAAAGAGAAATGTCACATTTGCCTCTGCCCCTGGCCCCAGCACTTTCTGCCAGCCATCCACAAGTTTCCCCTGTGATGAAATGGGAGAGAGCCTTGCCCTGGGTTTTTGGCTGGGTCGAATCTGTTGTATCTTTCTAGCTTATAACCCAGTAGAAAGGTTTGTTTATGCTATATTCAAAGAAAAGATAGAACATCAGTCCCTTTGCATGTAATTCTAGGAATACCATCCTACTGGGAAAGTAGCAGTAACTGTTTCAGCAAGGTTGCATGGATAGAAATAACACCATTACAAGGAGGAAATTTAGATAAAATCTCCAGCTTTGGCAAGTTTGGCTCAAATATAATTTTTCTCAAGTAGGAAAAAATATAATTGAGGTTCATTGATTTCAAAATCTTATCAGTGATCCAGCTTGGACCTCTTTTGCTTGCTTGTTGATGTGTAATTTATATATAATCATCTCTCTTGGACATAGAAATAGGTAAAATTCAGAATATAGTGGTTTTGAAGGGGAGATAGGAGCGTTCTTTCTTCATATTTATATCACTCTCACAATTGGCAGGTTGTGGAGATGGTGCCTTGCTAAGCAGAGTTCTGCATGTCACTTGGCACCTGAATTTCACCTCCCTCCAAGCATTTTCCTTTTATCAAATGAAAAAGTTGATAAACACTGAATAGTCTTTCAAGATTTTTAAtgcaaaaataaggaaaaacCTCTCTTTGTACTGCTTTTGTGGTTTCAGATACAAGTTTGGAATGTGTCCAAAATCCCTTTTCCACAAGTGGCTTCATATCAATCAGATTTAAGATGCTGAGTATCAGAGGCACCTTTGAAAATGTTACCCTGCTTTTCCACCAGAAATCGTAGTATAATTAAATTTCCTGAAAGCATCTCTCTGGTTTGTGTATATGGACATGCATCAAGATTCAAATCCATGCATTTTAAgatgaaaatttgaaaaaaacattTCTTGATAAATCATGTAatgtgaaaagggaaaagaacAGAGCACTGTGGGAGGTTCTCCCGATTGTCAGCCTCAGGAGGATTTTGACTGACCACCAGTTGGAAGTcctaaaatgcaaaaaacaagCAAGCATGAGGTGGTGAAAGCCACAGCTACTTTTAAAGTCAGTGAACAACACTAATTTTAATCTTTACTATGTGATCAATTAGCAGTGCATAAGGAACAGCTGGTGCTCCCTGTAAAGCGTGCGGTGGGGGAAGATTTTTGGAATAAGACTGTTTATTTACAGGCAACAACATTAACTCTCTATCTGAGAAGATGAAAGTTAATGATGGGAATACTTACTAATAATCATGAACATATATTCCATTCTGTTAATTTGATTTTTAATTGCACAGCAGAATACAGCTTCCTTGCCAGAGGGTAGTGATATTCTCACTGCAGTTATTGTAACACTGTTTCTAGTGAGCAAATAAACATAACAGTTCTTCTGGTAAAAAGCAAAGAGGATTTTAAAGCAGAGCTCATCTTCTCCCTTAAACTGATTACCCTGCTCCCATCTCATCTCCATGAGAAAGCAGCAAAGAACAGGGTGGAAAGGGTGGAGGATGTGATCAGGGACAGTCGTGATTCAGGGAACAGCagaatgtttatttttaaaggcGCCTGTGTGACACACAAACCTGCATTGAGATCATGCCTCTCCTTAGGAGTACTCCTCTCATCACCCTTAGTGCCTGGATCTTATCACTCCCCTAAATCATTTGTCTCTCTCGGGGAACCCAGGATGCCTAAATATCTGCATATACATTTAGGTCAGGCAATGGCTTTCTCATGAAGAATCAGCAAAAACCACATTCGTGTGTTTTTAATTCAACCCTCATTCCACCGAGCACACAAAGTAAAATCTTACACTCCCCAGAAGAATACTAGAAAGATGTGCAGTTAAATGCTTAATCTTATTAGCAGTGTGCTAAAGGGAAGTCTGAACCTTCCTTTAAGCCCTGACAACTGTTTTGTGGAGCTCAGGATTTTTCATAGTAAAATTAACCACGTTTCTATTCCCTGCACACtgtcctgctgacaggagggatccctgggggcagagcagcacccacagcaTCTCTCAGCCCCAGGTGGGGCACCCAGTGcttcccccagccccacctgggcaCCTAAAGCATCCCCCAGCCCCATCTGGGCACCCACAgcatcccccagccccagctgggcacccacagcatcccccagccacacatggggcacccacagcatcCCCCATCCCCATCTGGgcacccacagcatccccagccacGCATGGGGCGTGGGCAGGGCAGAAGGAAGCTGAGCCCATGACAAAAGGAGGCTCCTTCTCTGACAAAATCTCTGCACCCCTCTCTCAGTTTTGTTCTGCACCTGAGGCTGAAAGAAACGTAACTGGCTCGAAATGTTCCAATTACATCATGTAAAAGGGCAGCTCCAACTCCTGCGCAGGGAGCTTCCCAGTCATCACTGCTAAGAGAAGGCAGCAGAGCAGAAATTTCCACTGCATACCTGAGAAGGAAACAGCTTTTTTTCTTACCCTGACCTGTTGGTACCAGACAGCAAAGTGTTAACACTGACAGCTTTGGCTGTCCTCAGTAATTTATTGCTTTAAAAGGAGATAGAATGTGCATTTTTATAAATACAGGCACAGACTTGCCAGATGTAtggaaaaagaagtaaaaagcAATGCTTCAAAAACAAGCAGTCATCCCAAAATAATACTCACTCAGAGTCACTGTGTCAGAGCCAAAGAAATGCCATAGCACCAGAGCAAACGAGGCAGATGACAAAAATGCTACTCACCATGTTTTATCAGTGGGCAGGAATCCTCTGTCTCCTAGCCTTGCTCCTGAAGCTGCTCTTTATCCAGAGGCTCCTGTGATGCTTTTCAGATTCGGAGGGGCTGGACCACTGCTGCTCTCCAGTGTTACTCTCCACCCCCTgtctttcctcctccttcttcctccatCCCCACCCCCTCATTCCTCCAGCTTGTAGCTTTTTCGTACCTCACATCGAATCTAAGCTTCCACATGGAGCTCGAAATAGGAAAGATGCTTATTTCAGCCATCTGCTTGGTGCCATGGAAATGCCTCCTTTGCTTTAGCAATAAAAGCAAGGAGGTAAGCCTGGGAGTTTCTGAGCCAGCATTTTGGTTCCTCTCTATATGACTGCTTATTAAATAGGGAAGAATGCATccaaattaatttcatttctcaTGTGTTGCTTTGTTTCAGACCAGGATTCAGGAAAAGTGATCTGAATGTGTTTTGGTTCGTGTGATGCTTCACTGGCAGTGTATGCAGCTATTGGAATGTGCCACCCTTTGCAGAGCCTGAGTAAAAGCTGAAGTTAGAAGGGATTTCGTGTGGGAGCAAAGTGGTGTGAGGGGAAAGAGTGACTGTTTCAGCTGCCCAGGGCTGGAGTGCCTGGTGTTAACCTCATAGTGCCTTCAACAAACATCCTTTACCAAATTCTCCTTTCAGTCAAACTTCTGCTTCAGCGTGCAGCAAAGGCAACCTCTGATGGTACAACAGAGGTTATACCTTGTTATATACACGAGTTTATGACCATCACAACACCAGGGCTCTAATTTCACAGAAGTGTAAAGCTGGCATCCTTCCCCCAGCCCTCTCCACTTGAAGGGCTCCCAACCTGTTCACAGCTTGATTGTCCCGTTGATTCCTATGAAAGTCCTTCACCTCAGCCTCTCCAGCCTCCTGCTTGCAGAAACTCCTCTGCTGGGGGCAGGAGAGGAGCCTCTCACAGGCCAGAGGGGATGCCATGAAGCAGTGCCTTAATCCACTTCAGCAGCTCTCCCGTgagctcagagctgctctcaggattAGCCAGCAGTTGTTGAGGACTGCTGTGTCTGCAGGGGAGCTGCCTCTGATGCAGGGGCTGCTCACTGCTGCTCTGAGGCAGCAAACAGGCAGCTCCTGGATGGCTGGGACAGACCAGTCCAGTCCTGGAGGCATTTAGGAAATCTCCAGCTCTGCATGGACTGAATATGAGCGTTCCCTCCCAACTGGAGCAGGTGCAGCAGTCAGAGAGCTGATCTCTTCTGTCCCCACATCACAGCAGAAAGGCAAGAAAAGCCTTTACCTGTTCCCATCTTCCTTTTCATTGTGTGCTTTTGCTGGGTCTTGGAGACGGGAGGAAAGGAGCTTGAACTTTTGTGCTGTCTAAGCTTCTAAAGCTGGAAAATCAGCCTGTTAACTTCAAAGCCTGCAAAACAGAGTGTTCCTGCTCTGAATGTCAGGCAGCAAGCCACTCAGGTGTTCCTGATGGTAGAGACTGGAAAATTACACCCTGGGGGAAAAACCCTGGGTTAAATCCAACCTGCAACATGCAGAAAGCCTTAGTGTGACTGGTGGGAGGAAAGAACAGGCTGTGGGTGAGTCCTAGCAGCTCTGGCAAGTAGATTAAGAACCATTGTGAGAATAAACACATTAATTAGGAACAGATTTGATGGGTTTTATTCTGCATgagatatttattttaatataggAGGAAGCTTTTCTTCATGAGGGGTATATGAAGCCACCAAATTTTCAGGTGGTACCTCattgctctgcagtgatgctgctTCTGAGAGCCTCCCCTCTGTTTTGGAAAGAGGAGGCCTATAAAATGCTGAAGCCCTTCTTTGCTCCAAGTACACCAAGGCTTGGAGAGACATGAGAATGACAGAGGTCACAGCagtcacctgtgcccaggtggccaagaagcaTCATGGTGTGCTGGGTTATCACTTGATCTGAATGGTCTTACAGGTCTTTTCCAgctttaatgattctgtgattctggtgCTGAGTCCAGGCTGGTGTTGGTATTGTCCAAGCAAAACTAGAAGCTTAGGTTTCTTATTTGAAAGTTATTCATACATACAATTTCTGAGCTGGGTTTCTGAACTCTGAAGTGTAGGCATTAAAGGTAAAGGCATCAGAAAAGATATACCCAAATATGCCACGTGAAGAGGGATATAGGCAACAGAGAACACTTAAAATTACATTTAAAGCCTACTTTATGTTCAAAGGAAGCCCAATAAAACAAAGATTTGGAGAAAATaacctgggcagggaggagctaTTAGCTCCAACTGTTTCAGGTAATTTCCACACATGCAGTCTCCAGAACAGCCTCTTGCTGCTCCTCAGGGCCTGGGAAAGCTCTCGTGCAGTGTCCCCATTTCTAACAAATggcagctgctgtccctgagctggAAAAGCGAGAGGGGATCACTCTAGACCTGGATGA from Melospiza melodia melodia isolate bMelMel2 chromosome 12, bMelMel2.pri, whole genome shotgun sequence includes:
- the AMER3 gene encoding APC membrane recruitment protein 3, which encodes MELKRGKTFIKSSGQHEKVPPVHTAPTNKDEMGKDKKAALEGNQSVAEVQLACLATHKNYRFSTRAARSGAGGHNLEKSSGSSYKLVRKSKTHECVAEADRAESCSPSSSRACEEGFAGKGKARLVSSISFSGVSSSSSKKECVVSPSQSACSSQMIDYRNFVPQMPFVPAVAKTIPRKRISLKRSKKGLRDIFHIRKNKPDSLSFLVEKDKNLSSPGCKSELSGRLAKYLFKTGEACAADCLSQDCSDSELQSDSSYDYCNARCEDVASLKSFDSLTGCGEIFADESSAHLELENSKDLLLRRSKHKDSPGMGSFQGGVEQLASPGQNETMEFAKFWDNINKSVRLHQSALFEKKLLKIPGSDTEKDRSQAAVLVTEPQVSPDKEGDNSKASSTETETPKSENQESTSTSDEGYYDSFSPGQDDELKEAQTPGVPGRFPRDSYSGDALYELFYDPNEVKVSPILDDDLCASESVSEQAIEIPLSIYSFHVGAEENMASQPTLDIISQGFFHSTWKGKECLLKLCDTELSLTMGIINWLRKHSGLISSPDSLQSPQSQPEKSNDSLILPSHSPEQKGSTGAQQETPGKSESNTFNPCVPLEESKQTTQASSVDIAGRDHSLDSCLNTSDLDCQGREGSHHKDLSTVPGTVETTSSSSYAPQSQANRDNLQTSSTENEKVAISLGCETSRDKNPLPEKLNRESGSQSSENPSLDDNHEVESCYSYKTAATSLRDPPEREDRNRPVYHSLSVSCDKPLQPLTLNHFQSYMSPTPTESSTNIVQLLEHCVTQVASLKISYENKHLEDKYIGNEMNSIIQKMSQYKNKLLLQNECSCLAQIPEYPSIPSTNQYNYDTSFQSSSLYHLKQNGEQICSEDQKSRAKILDEVTQSKINFEYAQLNNQALSYLKDFALSPSDSGPETSLSRPTFLPLFNAVCPDIAGTFSQGSHSTAVCLSDPLQPEEAKQCSPGPWNCAESPCHGLAAGTALSPLLEAVARDAAVTARNHQ